A genomic stretch from Falco cherrug isolate bFalChe1 chromosome 3, bFalChe1.pri, whole genome shotgun sequence includes:
- the CD164L2 gene encoding CD164 sialomucin-like 2 protein isoform X2 gives MAPPCAGALRCALLCALLWAQGPAPTCAGECSELRSCETCMASTTSHNATGCIWVGCGTPEEPETGSCVQRGAAVRETCALYNTSTLCRAALKSPTEEPPWSHSKEPATHSPRTTTTSAPLTGSPEFHPPGFDTASFIGGIVLVLSLQAVVFFIVKFIKSKDSTYQTLI, from the exons atGGCCCCGCCGTGCGCCGGGGCGCTGCGCTGCGCGCTGCTGTGCGCGCTGCTATGGGCGCAGGGGCCCGCTCCCACCTGCGCAG GAGAGTGCAGCGAACTGAGGTCCTGTGAGACATGCATGGCCAGCACCACCTCACACAACGCCACCGGCTGCATCTGGGTGGGCTGCGGGACCCCCGAGGAGCCAG agacagggagctgcGTGCAGAGAGGGGCAGCAGTGCGGGAGACCTGTGCACTCTACAACACCAGCACCTTGTGTCGAG cagcactgaagtCCCCCACCGAAGAGCCTCCATGGTCCCATAGCAAGGAGCCGGCAACACACTCCCCAA ggaccaccaccaccagcgCCCCATTGACAGGCAGCCCTGAATTTCACCCGCCTGGCTTTGACACAGCCAGCTTCATCGGTGGCATCGTGCTGGTGCTGAGCCTCCAAGCCGTGGTCTTCTTCATCGTCAAGTTCATCAAGTCAAAGGACAGCACCTACCAAACGCT GATCTGA
- the CD164L2 gene encoding CD164 sialomucin-like 2 protein isoform X1: MAPPCAGALRCALLCALLWAQGPAPTCAGECSELRSCETCMASTTSHNATGCIWVGCGTPEEPETGSCVQRGAAVRETCALYNTSTLCRAALKSPTEEPPWSHSKEPATHSPRTTTTSAPLTGSPEFHPPGFDTASFIGGIVLVLSLQAVVFFIVKFIKSKDSTYQTLEDNQ; the protein is encoded by the exons atGGCCCCGCCGTGCGCCGGGGCGCTGCGCTGCGCGCTGCTGTGCGCGCTGCTATGGGCGCAGGGGCCCGCTCCCACCTGCGCAG GAGAGTGCAGCGAACTGAGGTCCTGTGAGACATGCATGGCCAGCACCACCTCACACAACGCCACCGGCTGCATCTGGGTGGGCTGCGGGACCCCCGAGGAGCCAG agacagggagctgcGTGCAGAGAGGGGCAGCAGTGCGGGAGACCTGTGCACTCTACAACACCAGCACCTTGTGTCGAG cagcactgaagtCCCCCACCGAAGAGCCTCCATGGTCCCATAGCAAGGAGCCGGCAACACACTCCCCAA ggaccaccaccaccagcgCCCCATTGACAGGCAGCCCTGAATTTCACCCGCCTGGCTTTGACACAGCCAGCTTCATCGGTGGCATCGTGCTGGTGCTGAGCCTCCAAGCCGTGGTCTTCTTCATCGTCAAGTTCATCAAGTCAAAGGACAGCACCTACCAAACGCT AGAGGACAACCAGTAG